One Pseudomonadota bacterium DNA segment encodes these proteins:
- a CDS encoding TMEM175 family protein yields the protein MPELKPPPAPMTRLDVFVDAAFAFAITMLVISVDAVPESYDELISALKGTPAFLASFAGIMSFWIGQKSWSKRYGDEDDPVCVILSLILVFLVMVFVYPLKVVTSAMFAWMSGGWLPANFELDEPFQLLGIFEIYGIGFFALAGTLAALYWRSTQRADALGLSPYYREMARMEAGVWLAMALTGVASALWAALLPPNWAIWAGFVYLSLFISTFAVGRWLGPASQETAP from the coding sequence ATGCCCGAGCTCAAGCCGCCGCCCGCGCCCATGACGCGGCTCGACGTCTTCGTAGATGCTGCCTTCGCCTTCGCGATCACTATGCTGGTGATTTCCGTCGATGCCGTTCCCGAGTCCTACGACGAGCTGATCAGCGCCCTGAAGGGCACTCCCGCGTTTCTCGCTAGCTTCGCCGGCATCATGTCGTTCTGGATCGGCCAAAAGAGCTGGTCGAAGCGCTACGGAGATGAGGACGACCCAGTGTGCGTCATCCTCAGCCTCATCCTCGTCTTCCTCGTCATGGTGTTCGTCTACCCACTGAAGGTGGTCACCTCGGCGATGTTCGCCTGGATGTCCGGTGGATGGTTGCCCGCTAACTTCGAGCTCGACGAGCCCTTCCAGCTGCTCGGCATCTTCGAGATCTACGGCATCGGCTTCTTTGCGCTGGCAGGGACACTCGCCGCCCTCTATTGGCGATCCACTCAGCGAGCTGACGCGTTAGGTTTGAGTCCCTACTACCGCGAAATGGCTCGGATGGAAGCGGGCGTCTGGTTAGCGATGGCCCTAACCGGTGTTGCCTCAGCTCTGTGGGCGGCGTTGCTCCCGCCGAACTGGGCGATCTGGGCCGGCTTCGTTTACCTCAGCTTGTTCATCAGTACCTTCGCCGTAGGCCGTTGGCTAGGTCCGGCGTCGCAGGAGACGGCTCCATGA